Proteins encoded in a region of the Sander lucioperca isolate FBNREF2018 chromosome 4, SLUC_FBN_1.2, whole genome shotgun sequence genome:
- the cdc6 gene encoding cell division control protein 6 homolog — protein sequence MPSTRSHSGVQPTLAFPRRKSCRVSTRSKAPQLEDKSPAPSPTKPGPQPLDPALTRIGPLSPRRPAERPTLLSPKRAVAHPSPLSPRRPTAQPTSPGLQTRLPLSPRKRTGDDNDCNRGAGLLGSPPKQSKPSAASPRKLGFDENSPLLARRRLVPPSSPRRPVSPTAASSPRRHVTPAGRQARQNSEGKSPADKSRFLSVKQALHTAVPERLLSRETERAAIRSFLEEKALQRLPGSLYISGAPGTGKTACLNCVLQEMKAELSPVQTVVVNCMSLRSSHAIFPLLADKLRAPGGQNGLQRFLTAPGPAVLLVLDEMDQLDSKAQDVLYTIFEWPYLPESRLCLVGIANALDLTDRILPRLQARPHCRPLLLHFPPYSRQELCAIVQDRLSQASAEGLLDASAVQFCARKVSAVSGDARKALDICRRAVEVVESDERKKASDPNAESKASRVSLPQVARVLSEVYGDRMASQCGGGGGSDGESFPLQQKLLVCCLLLLIRNGKSKEIVLGKLHEVYSRLCAQRQVSAVGQGECLSLCGLLESRGIFSLKKAKEARLTKVFLKIEEKDVENALKDRTLLGSILAAGLPS from the exons ATGCCGAGCACACGCTCTCACAGTGGGGTCCAGCCCACGCTGGCGTTCCCTCGCCGTAAATCCTGCAGAGTTTCCACTCGCTCCAAGGCGCCGCAACTGGAAGATAAGTCTCCGGCTCCGTCGCCGACCAAGCCCGGCCCCCAGCCCCTCGACCCGGCCCTGACCCGGATCGGACCGCTGTCCCCGAGGCGTCCCGCCGAGCGGCCCACCCTGCTCTCCCCTAAAAGAGCAGTCGCCCACCCGTCTCCCCTCTCGCCCAGACGCCCCACAGCCCAGCCGACATCCCCCGGCCTCCAGACACGACTTCCACTCAGCCCCCGGAAACGCACAG GTGACGACAACGACTGTAACCGCGGCGCCGGCCTGCTGGGCTCTCCGCCCAAACAGAGCAAGCCATCCGCGGCGTCGCCCAGGAAGCTCGGCTTCGACGAGAACTCGCCGCTCTTGGCTCGGCGACGGCTGGTCCCGCCCTCGTCACCCAGGCGACCGGTCTCGCCCACCGCCGCGTCGTCCCCGAGGCGCCACGTCACGCCTGCTGGACGCCAGGCCCGCCAAAACTCAGAGGGGAAGTCGCCCGCCGACA AGTCGAGGTTTCTGAGCGTGAAGCAGGCGCTCCACACGGCCGTCCCCGAGCGACTGCTGTCCCGGGAGACGGAGCGGGCGGCCATCCGCTCCTTCCTGGAGGAGAAGGCCCTGCAGCGGCTCCCCGGCAGCCTGTACATCTCCGGGGCCCCGGGCACCGGCAAGACGGCCTGCCTCAACTGTGTGCTGCAGGAGATGAAG GCGGAGCTGTCTCCAGTACAGACGGTGGTGGTGAACTGTATGAGTCTGCGGAGCTCCCACGCCATCTTCCCGCTGCTGGCCGACAAACTGAGAGCGCCCGGCGGGCAGAACGGGCTGCAGAGGTTCCTGACGGCCCCGGGGCCCGCTGT GCTGCTGGTTCTGGACGAGATGGACCAGCTGGACAGTAAAGCTCAGGACGTCCTGTACACCATCTTTGAGTGGCCGTACCTGCCCGAGTCTCGCCTCTGCCTCGTCG GTATCGCCAACGCTCTGGATCTGACGGACCGCATCCTGCCGCGGCTGCAGGCCCGCCCCCACTGTCGCCCGCTGCTGCTCCACTTCCCTCCGTACAGCCGCCAGGAGCTCTGCGCCATCGTGCAGGACCGACTCTCCCAG GCGTCGGCTGAGGGCCTCCTGGACGCCTCGGCGGTTCAGTTCTGTGCCCGGAAAGTGTCGGCGGTGTCGGGAGACGCCAGGAAAGCCCTGGACATCTGCAG GAGAGCTGTTGAGGTCGTGGAGTCCGACGAGAGGAAAAAAGCATCGGACCCAAACGCCGAATCTAAAG CGTCGCGGGTCAGCCTCCCCCAGGTGGCGCGGGTTCTGTCGGAGGTCTACGGCGACCGGATGGCGTCCCAGTGCGGAGGCGGCGGCGGCTCTGACGGAGAGAGCTTCCCCCTGCAGCAGAAGCTGCTGGtctgctgcctgctgctgctcatACGCAACGGGAAGAGCAAAGAGATCGTCCTCGGAAAG CTCCACGAGGTTTACAGCCGCCTGTGCGCCCAGCGGCAGGTGTCTGCCGTCGGTCAGGGGGAGTGTTTGTCTCTCTGCGGTCTGCTGGAGAGCCGAGGGATCTTCTCTCTGAAGAAAGCCAAAGAGGCTCGCCTCACTAAG GTGTTTCTGAAGATCGAGGAGAAAGACGTCGAGAACGCTCTGAAGGACCGAACGCTCCTGGGAAGCATCCTCGCTGCAGGACTCCCCTCCTGA
- the ccsapa gene encoding centriole, cilia and spindle-associated protein isoform X1 yields MVTKKIRTEYMKKFRDPRWETFSKCYEDSLKYRLTRRVMEHSHKPWFWEGWDSSSESSGWSTPRLSRNRIAPLSLPAQPPTEGKQSPSSPGPKPPSEDGETEEGVGEAPVGDAAAAAEVLENGVNEASGGSEDTTIDSGPADTTSSDGEPVNPVPKRRPRRRTPRSEPGHRDSSHDDKPAVVRKPPRAKSTPPIITKEKENRRPPGRLDWNERQTEVRRTPNDSNTSDACVQTRRQSDRRSSNVERRRARSADLEKMRRSQLTVVDDRWMTEYMRCFSARLR; encoded by the exons ATGGTGACCAAGAAAATCCGGACAGAGTATATGAAGAAGTTCAGGGATCCCAGATGGGAGACGTTTTCTAAATGCTACGAGGACTCTCTGAAGTACCGTCTGACCCGGCGGGTGATGGAGCATTCCCACAAGCCCTGGTTCTGGGAGGGCTGGGACAGCAGCTCAGAATCTAGCGGCTGGTCCACGCCGAGGCTCAGCAGGAACAGAATCGCCCCTCTGTCCCTCCCAGCGCAGCCTCCCACGGAGGGGAAGCAGAGCCCGTCCAGCCCCGGGCCGAAACCTCCTTCTGAGGACGGAGAGACGGAGGAGGGGGTGGGAGAGGCACCGGTTGGAGACgctgcagcggccgcag AAGTTCTAGAGAACGGTGTGAATGAAGCCAGCGGTGGTTCAGAGGATACGACGATAGACAGCGGCCCCGCTGACACCACGTCTTCTGACGGGGAGCCCGTAAACCCGGTACCGAAGCGACGTCCCCGCCGCCGCACCCCTCGATCAGAGCCGGGACACCGGGACAGTTCCCACGACGACAAACCGGCTGTCGTCCGCAAACCACCGAGAGCGAAGAGCACACCGCCGATCATCAccaaggagaaggagaaccgGAGACCGCCCGGCCGACTGGACTGGAACGAGAGACAGACGGAGGTCAGACGGACGCCGAATGAC AGCAACACGTCAGACGCCTGCGTTCAGACACGGCGGCAGTCCGACAGACGCAGCTCCAACGTGGAGCGCAGACGGGCTCGGTCCGCCGACCTGGAGAAGATGAGGCGGTCGCAGCTCACGGTGGTGGACGACCGCTGGATGACAGAGTACATGCGCTGCTTCTCCGCCCGGCTGAGGTAG
- the ccsapa gene encoding centriole, cilia and spindle-associated protein isoform X2: MVTKKIRTEYMKKFRDPRWETFSKCYEDSLKYRLTRRVMEHSHKPWFWEGWDSSSESSGWSTPRLSRNRIAPLSLPAQPPTEGKQSPSSPGPKPPSEDGETEEGVGEAPVGDAAAAAVLENGVNEASGGSEDTTIDSGPADTTSSDGEPVNPVPKRRPRRRTPRSEPGHRDSSHDDKPAVVRKPPRAKSTPPIITKEKENRRPPGRLDWNERQTEVRRTPNDSNTSDACVQTRRQSDRRSSNVERRRARSADLEKMRRSQLTVVDDRWMTEYMRCFSARLR; the protein is encoded by the exons ATGGTGACCAAGAAAATCCGGACAGAGTATATGAAGAAGTTCAGGGATCCCAGATGGGAGACGTTTTCTAAATGCTACGAGGACTCTCTGAAGTACCGTCTGACCCGGCGGGTGATGGAGCATTCCCACAAGCCCTGGTTCTGGGAGGGCTGGGACAGCAGCTCAGAATCTAGCGGCTGGTCCACGCCGAGGCTCAGCAGGAACAGAATCGCCCCTCTGTCCCTCCCAGCGCAGCCTCCCACGGAGGGGAAGCAGAGCCCGTCCAGCCCCGGGCCGAAACCTCCTTCTGAGGACGGAGAGACGGAGGAGGGGGTGGGAGAGGCACCGGTTGGAGACgctgcagcggccgcag TTCTAGAGAACGGTGTGAATGAAGCCAGCGGTGGTTCAGAGGATACGACGATAGACAGCGGCCCCGCTGACACCACGTCTTCTGACGGGGAGCCCGTAAACCCGGTACCGAAGCGACGTCCCCGCCGCCGCACCCCTCGATCAGAGCCGGGACACCGGGACAGTTCCCACGACGACAAACCGGCTGTCGTCCGCAAACCACCGAGAGCGAAGAGCACACCGCCGATCATCAccaaggagaaggagaaccgGAGACCGCCCGGCCGACTGGACTGGAACGAGAGACAGACGGAGGTCAGACGGACGCCGAATGAC AGCAACACGTCAGACGCCTGCGTTCAGACACGGCGGCAGTCCGACAGACGCAGCTCCAACGTGGAGCGCAGACGGGCTCGGTCCGCCGACCTGGAGAAGATGAGGCGGTCGCAGCTCACGGTGGTGGACGACCGCTGGATGACAGAGTACATGCGCTGCTTCTCCGCCCGGCTGAGGTAG